The following are encoded together in the Weissella soli genome:
- a CDS encoding GNAT family N-acetyltransferase yields the protein MKIETLTRLSTERLVLRPVVLRDAPALFDYMTDVTVAQWVANGVPQKDMREAVASITNYFLKDPVGKWAITLPGEDILMGTIDLRVDERNRTAEVGYVLNPKYQHHGYVTEAVHELVRLSFEELQLGRVWIGHAVGNDASAGVPRRLGFKQEGILANDHYQNHAWHDTVIWGITPAMFDKLAK from the coding sequence ATGAAAATTGAGACATTAACAAGGCTGTCGACAGAGCGATTAGTCTTACGGCCAGTGGTATTGCGAGACGCACCAGCCCTATTTGATTATATGACTGATGTGACGGTGGCCCAGTGGGTTGCCAACGGTGTGCCACAAAAGGACATGCGTGAGGCAGTTGCTAGTATCACGAACTATTTTCTCAAAGATCCGGTTGGTAAATGGGCCATCACACTCCCCGGTGAAGATATCCTGATGGGGACTATTGATTTGCGAGTTGACGAACGTAATCGAACAGCTGAAGTCGGCTATGTGCTCAACCCAAAATATCAACATCATGGGTATGTCACCGAAGCAGTGCACGAGTTGGTCCGGCTGAGTTTTGAAGAGCTACAACTGGGCCGGGTCTGGATAGGTCATGCAGTGGGCAATGATGCTTCAGCTGGGGTGCCACGCCGTTTAGGATTCAAACAAGAAGGCATTTTAGCAAATGATCATTATCAAAATCATGCCTGGCATGATACGGTCATTTGGGGCATCACCCCGGCGATGTTTGACAAGCTCGCAAAGTGA
- a CDS encoding Na+/H+ antiporter NhaC family protein: MTEVAQPKFGQALALVIVLIGIFSGGIIGLGVGAHVPLIFSLVVVTFFAKFRGASWATIQAQMLEGVKTGLAPLFLFLLIGMLIGLWMATGVIPTMLWAGFKLLGNTAVFLPTTVIITAIVGSMIGSAFTTIATVGVALFGVGTAMGFSPAIVAGAILSGAIFGDKSSPLSDSTNLASSVAETDLFAHIKNLMWTTLPALILSIIIFLVIGMTHDGASVANNLKLAKLLDPTWWTVVPLVMLFVMAWLRIPAIPTLLMNITVSTVAFFFHGNATEFSNVLMNGYKTDSSNVILQSLLNRGGMMAMMGTVIIIMLALALGGLLTEQKILTAVMAPIAKRIKTGSGVITGTVLSGIFANFMIGEQYLATILPGQLWKESFDRVKLDRLALGRSLEDSGTVVNYLIPWGVAGGFAAQTLGVPVIEFAPFVFFALLSPVFSLLSAWTGIGVKRVSD, from the coding sequence ATGACAGAAGTTGCACAACCAAAGTTTGGCCAAGCGTTGGCCTTGGTAATTGTATTGATTGGTATTTTTAGTGGTGGGATTATTGGTTTGGGTGTTGGTGCCCACGTGCCATTGATATTTAGTTTAGTCGTTGTCACATTTTTTGCGAAGTTTCGTGGCGCTAGTTGGGCGACGATTCAGGCACAGATGCTAGAGGGGGTTAAAACCGGTCTGGCACCACTGTTTTTATTTCTTTTGATTGGGATGTTAATCGGTTTGTGGATGGCCACGGGGGTCATTCCAACCATGTTATGGGCTGGATTTAAGCTGTTGGGTAATACCGCCGTCTTCCTACCCACGACGGTCATTATTACGGCCATTGTTGGTTCAATGATTGGATCAGCCTTCACAACGATCGCAACCGTGGGGGTCGCATTGTTCGGGGTGGGCACAGCCATGGGCTTTAGTCCAGCGATTGTGGCCGGCGCCATCTTATCGGGCGCCATCTTTGGCGATAAGAGTTCCCCTTTGTCTGATTCAACAAATCTAGCATCGTCAGTCGCTGAAACTGATTTGTTCGCCCATATCAAGAATTTGATGTGGACGACACTACCGGCCTTGATATTGTCGATTATTATTTTCCTAGTCATCGGTATGACGCATGATGGGGCTAGTGTAGCGAATAATTTAAAATTAGCTAAGTTGCTTGATCCTACCTGGTGGACAGTTGTGCCACTAGTAATGCTATTCGTGATGGCCTGGTTACGCATCCCAGCCATTCCAACCTTGTTGATGAATATTACCGTCTCAACGGTGGCGTTTTTCTTTCATGGTAATGCCACGGAATTTTCAAATGTGTTGATGAACGGGTATAAAACGGATAGTTCAAATGTTATTTTGCAATCATTGCTTAATCGGGGTGGCATGATGGCCATGATGGGGACAGTGATTATCATCATGTTGGCCCTGGCATTAGGGGGTCTGCTAACTGAGCAAAAGATCTTAACGGCGGTGATGGCGCCAATTGCCAAGCGTATCAAGACTGGTAGTGGTGTGATCACTGGCACCGTGCTTTCAGGTATTTTTGCTAATTTCATGATTGGTGAACAATACTTGGCAACTATTTTACCAGGGCAACTCTGGAAGGAATCCTTTGACCGTGTCAAGCTAGATCGATTAGCTTTGGGCCGGTCCCTAGAAGATTCCGGCACGGTGGTTAACTACTTGATTCCATGGGGCGTGGCCGGCGGATTTGCTGCGCAAACCTTAGGGGTGCCGGTAATTGAGTTTGCCCCATTTGTGTTTTTTGCGTTGCTTTCCCCTGTATTTTCATTATTGTCAGCTTGGACCGGGATTGGCGTCAAGCGGGTCAGCGATTAA
- a CDS encoding metal ABC transporter permease: MLSYTFMQHAYLVGTLIAVVSGFVGVFTVARHMSFFAHTLSEIGFAGASFGLFMSWSPLFGMLAFTILAAMTIGQLGLQEKRSESLISAVSAVAIGLGIAFLALSQKNASAATGILFGSIFSISRQNVREVLVLAVIVLLAMFLLYRPLRHYAFDYSTAVFSLKHVVWYEMIFLVIMATSVAVSAQVVGSLLIFILMTLPASAAMRWGRTVVQMVGLAILFAVLGVWSALALSYYTNVPVSFYIAIIEAGIYFLSLVRSK; the protein is encoded by the coding sequence ATGCTTAGTTACACCTTCATGCAACATGCCTATCTCGTGGGGACCTTAATCGCGGTGGTTAGTGGTTTTGTGGGAGTGTTCACGGTGGCCCGTCACATGTCTTTTTTTGCTCATACGCTGAGTGAAATTGGCTTTGCGGGGGCGTCATTTGGCTTATTTATGTCATGGTCACCATTATTTGGCATGTTAGCATTTACAATTTTAGCCGCCATGACGATTGGTCAACTGGGCTTGCAAGAAAAGCGTTCTGAATCTCTTATTTCAGCGGTCAGTGCGGTGGCTATTGGACTGGGGATTGCGTTTTTGGCCTTGTCACAAAAAAATGCGAGTGCCGCGACGGGCATTTTATTTGGTTCCATTTTTAGTATCAGTCGCCAAAATGTTCGGGAAGTATTAGTGTTAGCGGTCATCGTTTTGTTGGCCATGTTCCTGTTATATCGCCCATTACGCCATTATGCATTTGACTACAGCACGGCCGTGTTTAGTTTGAAACATGTGGTTTGGTATGAAATGATTTTCTTGGTGATTATGGCCACATCGGTCGCCGTATCCGCACAGGTGGTGGGATCATTATTGATTTTTATCTTGATGACTCTGCCAGCGTCCGCGGCGATGCGGTGGGGACGCACCGTCGTACAGATGGTCGGCTTGGCCATTTTATTTGCAGTCCTAGGTGTCTGGAGTGCCTTGGCCCTGTCATATTACACCAATGTTCCGGTGAGCTTTTATATTGCCATTATTGAAGCGGGGATCTATTTTTTGAGTCTTGTGCGAAGTAAGTAA
- a CDS encoding metal ABC transporter ATP-binding protein gives MKVVTGENVGIQFDNRWLYRQINFAVNKQRILAIVGDNGVGKTTLLRAILGVQTLTEGTIKYSDDHQVIAYVPQYRPDMQAFPIKISEYISLSFDSGLLPWKQPREKKLLAHIIEDTNLRQLANSRIDTASGGEKQRAYLAQALVKQPNILILDEATANLDNSAKYEFMEVVKHYQNHHELTILMVSHDLDIITRYADDYLLLSKEGGEQGFVADLDITRLQEGSQNHA, from the coding sequence ATGAAAGTTGTTACGGGAGAAAATGTCGGTATCCAGTTCGATAATCGATGGTTATATCGACAGATTAATTTTGCAGTGAATAAACAACGCATACTAGCTATTGTTGGTGACAACGGCGTAGGCAAGACAACCTTGTTGCGTGCTATTCTAGGAGTCCAAACACTAACAGAAGGTACGATTAAGTACAGCGATGATCACCAGGTGATCGCGTATGTGCCGCAATACCGGCCGGATATGCAAGCATTTCCGATTAAAATTTCGGAGTACATTAGTTTGAGTTTTGATAGTGGCCTGTTGCCATGGAAGCAGCCACGAGAGAAAAAGTTATTGGCACACATCATCGAAGATACCAATCTTCGTCAATTAGCCAACAGTCGCATTGATACTGCATCTGGCGGTGAGAAACAGCGGGCTTATCTGGCACAGGCATTGGTAAAACAGCCCAATATTTTGATTTTGGATGAAGCCACGGCCAATTTGGATAATTCAGCTAAATATGAGTTTATGGAAGTGGTCAAGCATTATCAAAATCACCATGAGCTCACTATTTTGATGGTGAGCCACGATCTTGATATCATTACGCGCTACGCTGATGACTATCTGCTATTATCCAAAGAAGGCGGCGAACAGGGCTTCGTGGCTGATCTTGACATCACACGGTTACAGGAAGGGAGTCAAAATCATGCTTAG
- a CDS encoding metal ABC transporter solute-binding protein, Zn/Mn family, with protein sequence MRTQRNSWALLIPAMIVLILIGVVIVKGLQSSTNMHATHGNRIKIVTSLNTYGEMAKAVVGNKGSVTSVLTKATIDPHDFEPTATTARLYQQADVIISNGGGYDAWSTKLAQANEQAQAINVGQLYAYQDGENEHFWYKADVTKRVTQALVKKLTQAQPTAQAYFERNAQAYLNKQNHLNKERAKVGKLLAGKTILVTEPVFNNALANDNVTIADQAFSMAVEEGETPTPTAVRAWQRLIDQGKVALVIENKQTTSQTVDAALRYAKKRGVPVVSVTETKPDGLSFAAWQTNQFKAIEKVLK encoded by the coding sequence ATGCGTACACAACGGAACTCGTGGGCATTACTGATACCTGCCATGATTGTCTTGATTCTAATCGGGGTGGTCATTGTTAAGGGGCTGCAAAGTTCGACAAATATGCACGCAACACATGGCAATCGGATCAAGATTGTGACAAGTTTAAACACATATGGTGAAATGGCAAAAGCAGTAGTTGGTAATAAAGGATCAGTGACCAGCGTGCTAACAAAGGCCACCATTGATCCCCATGATTTTGAACCCACGGCAACGACGGCTCGATTATATCAACAGGCGGATGTGATTATCTCCAATGGTGGTGGTTACGATGCTTGGAGTACTAAACTTGCTCAAGCTAACGAGCAGGCACAGGCAATCAATGTTGGCCAGTTATACGCTTATCAAGACGGTGAAAATGAACATTTCTGGTACAAAGCCGATGTTACTAAACGGGTGACCCAAGCTTTAGTTAAGAAATTGACACAGGCACAGCCCACAGCGCAGGCTTACTTTGAGCGTAACGCGCAAGCTTACCTCAATAAACAAAATCACTTAAATAAGGAGCGTGCCAAGGTGGGAAAATTATTAGCAGGCAAGACAATTTTAGTGACTGAACCAGTCTTTAATAATGCCTTAGCCAACGACAACGTCACAATTGCTGATCAAGCCTTCTCAATGGCTGTTGAGGAGGGTGAGACACCTACGCCGACCGCCGTCCGCGCCTGGCAACGCTTGATTGATCAAGGAAAGGTCGCCTTGGTGATTGAAAACAAGCAAACGACTAGCCAGACCGTTGATGCTGCGTTAAGGTATGCAAAAAAACGGGGTGTCCCGGTCGTCAGTGTGACAGAAACCAAGCCAGATGGACTCAGTTTTGCGGCGTGGCAGACCAACCAGTTTAAAGCAATTGAGAAGGTGTTGAAGTAA
- a CDS encoding MarR family winged helix-turn-helix transcriptional regulator codes for MSEQTEQYAKQIDEFLNAIRLVSENQREVLLGADGQKITATQGHLLMLLSQKGPQTNSVLAHEIGVTPAAVTKAMKGLQEGADPKVTPMPDENDGRVMRWTLTNVGMSLAASHATQHRETLAEYEKVIAAFSPENQLAIGHFLMLIRDRFISEK; via the coding sequence ATGTCAGAACAAACCGAGCAATACGCTAAGCAAATTGACGAATTTTTGAATGCTATTCGGCTAGTATCAGAAAATCAACGTGAAGTCCTATTGGGTGCTGATGGTCAGAAAATTACTGCGACCCAAGGCCACCTACTCATGTTGTTGTCGCAAAAGGGACCACAGACTAACTCGGTGTTAGCGCACGAGATTGGCGTGACACCCGCAGCCGTGACCAAGGCCATGAAGGGTTTGCAAGAGGGCGCTGATCCCAAAGTCACCCCGATGCCGGATGAAAATGATGGGCGGGTGATGCGCTGGACGTTAACCAATGTGGGGATGTCACTGGCAGCCAGCCATGCGACGCAACATCGGGAAACGTTGGCTGAATATGAAAAGGTGATTGCCGCGTTTTCACCTGAAAACCAACTGGCGATTGGTCACTTTTTGATGCTCATTCGGGATCGATTTATTTCTGAAAAATAA
- a CDS encoding FGGY-family carbohydrate kinase, protein MNYLIGTDIGTSSTKSVLMDTTGKLIAQALIEYDVLTPKNLWAEQWASVWLAAAKQSIQEVVAKSNVAVADIKGIGISALYGGSGVPVDAAGAEVRPTLIWMDRRAEKQVQWVKHNIDLDRLAEITGNDIVDPYYGYTKILWIKDNEPENWAKIKQFLPPDTFVVQALTGELAVNYSAAGNIGGVFDINAGTWSEELMASLGIPATMMPDRLVSANEIAGHITVEAALELGVAAGTPVIVGGVDVGAANVGMGVLEPGRYVAAIGTSMNAALVSEKPIKNKGLIVWPYPYKSRALNYNFSGSATAGGITKWFRDNFAEHELEMQRNGTGINAYAALGEQAKDIPAGSDGLIVLPYFMGERAPIWNSDAKGVIFGLSLAHSKAHVFHAFQEAVAYALRHSIELTGEDLGDYIVIAGGVTNSADWVQMFADVTGYAVRTPIEDAEANLGDVILVGLATETLTLEDVKTWQVLGKKILPDPKRHERYNKYFALYRKLYTDLSEDMTILTQI, encoded by the coding sequence ATGAATTACCTAATTGGAACCGATATTGGCACGTCCAGTACTAAAAGCGTCTTGATGGATACGACCGGTAAGTTAATTGCCCAAGCACTTATCGAATATGATGTACTCACCCCTAAGAATTTATGGGCTGAGCAGTGGGCTAGTGTCTGGCTGGCGGCTGCTAAACAGTCCATTCAAGAAGTAGTGGCCAAGAGCAACGTTGCAGTAGCGGATATCAAAGGAATCGGTATCTCCGCATTGTATGGAGGATCAGGTGTGCCAGTCGACGCAGCAGGGGCTGAGGTCCGACCAACATTAATTTGGATGGATCGACGGGCTGAGAAACAAGTACAATGGGTCAAGCATAATATTGATTTGGATCGTTTAGCTGAAATCACAGGCAATGATATTGTTGACCCCTATTATGGTTATACAAAAATCTTATGGATTAAAGATAATGAACCTGAAAATTGGGCGAAAATTAAACAATTCTTACCGCCTGATACCTTTGTCGTACAAGCTTTGACTGGAGAATTAGCGGTCAATTACTCAGCGGCTGGCAATATCGGTGGCGTCTTTGATATCAACGCGGGCACATGGTCAGAAGAACTAATGGCTAGCTTGGGAATTCCGGCAACGATGATGCCTGATCGTCTGGTATCAGCCAATGAAATTGCGGGTCACATCACAGTAGAGGCCGCGCTTGAGTTGGGTGTTGCAGCGGGTACACCCGTCATCGTTGGTGGCGTTGATGTGGGTGCAGCCAATGTTGGCATGGGCGTACTTGAGCCAGGTCGGTATGTCGCCGCGATTGGTACATCGATGAATGCCGCGCTGGTCAGTGAAAAGCCGATTAAAAATAAAGGGCTGATTGTGTGGCCATACCCATACAAATCACGAGCGTTGAATTATAACTTTAGTGGTTCAGCGACTGCTGGTGGAATTACCAAATGGTTTCGTGATAACTTTGCCGAGCATGAACTAGAGATGCAACGCAATGGGACTGGTATAAATGCCTACGCAGCACTCGGTGAACAAGCTAAGGATATTCCAGCAGGCAGTGATGGCCTGATCGTATTACCATATTTTATGGGTGAGCGGGCGCCTATTTGGAATTCTGATGCTAAAGGTGTGATCTTTGGATTGTCGCTTGCACATAGCAAGGCGCATGTCTTTCATGCTTTCCAAGAAGCGGTTGCCTATGCGCTTCGTCATTCTATTGAATTAACTGGTGAAGATTTAGGAGACTACATCGTCATTGCTGGTGGCGTCACTAATTCAGCTGATTGGGTGCAAATGTTTGCTGATGTGACAGGTTATGCTGTTCGGACGCCAATTGAAGATGCGGAGGCTAACTTAGGTGATGTCATTTTAGTAGGATTGGCAACTGAAACACTGACCCTTGAAGATGTCAAAACCTGGCAGGTGTTAGGGAAGAAGATACTGCCAGATCCAAAACGTCATGAACGTTATAATAAGTATTTTGCCTTGTATCGTAAGCTCTATACTGATTTGTCAGAGGATATGACAATTCTGACACAAATTTAA
- a CDS encoding SDR family oxidoreductase, with protein MTTIIDKLRLDGKKIYITGGAQGLGKSMAQALAEAGADVAIVDIQLEKAQATAAEIAAATGQKVIAVKADVTNPEDVQKMITTVVDKLGGLDVAFNNAGMVINTPAEETTFDQWTKVINLNLNGVFLTSQAAGKYMIEHGGGAIINTASMSAHIVNRPQPQASYNASKAGVIQLSKSLAIEWAKKGVRVNTLSPGYMATDLTQNSEELKPLIDIWNDWAPLGRMGKPEELQGIAVYLASDTSSFATGADFAIDGAFTAW; from the coding sequence ATGACAACTATTATTGATAAGCTACGTTTGGATGGTAAGAAAATCTATATCACTGGCGGTGCACAGGGTTTAGGGAAGTCAATGGCACAAGCATTGGCTGAAGCTGGTGCTGATGTGGCGATTGTGGATATTCAATTGGAAAAGGCACAAGCGACCGCGGCGGAAATTGCCGCCGCAACTGGTCAAAAGGTTATTGCAGTGAAGGCGGATGTGACCAATCCAGAGGATGTGCAAAAGATGATCACCACCGTGGTTGATAAATTAGGTGGCTTGGATGTTGCCTTTAATAATGCCGGGATGGTAATTAATACGCCGGCTGAAGAAACCACATTTGACCAATGGACTAAAGTGATTAATTTGAATCTAAATGGTGTTTTCCTAACATCACAAGCAGCGGGTAAGTACATGATTGAACACGGTGGCGGAGCAATCATCAATACAGCCTCAATGTCTGCACATATTGTTAATCGGCCACAACCACAAGCCTCGTATAATGCCTCAAAGGCCGGTGTGATTCAGCTTTCAAAGTCACTCGCTATTGAATGGGCTAAGAAGGGTGTCCGGGTAAATACCCTTTCACCAGGTTACATGGCGACTGACTTAACGCAGAATTCAGAAGAATTGAAGCCATTGATTGATATTTGGAATGACTGGGCACCACTTGGTCGGATGGGTAAGCCTGAGGAGTTGCAGGGAATTGCCGTGTATTTGGCGTCAGATACAAGCAGCTTTGCGACTGGTGCTGATTTTGCAATAGATGGCGCTTTTACTGCTTGGTAA
- a CDS encoding ROK family protein — translation MADQGMKSVQRSNFTDTFQLFYKHQQLTKQTIIDELALSRPTATANLQKLIDRNLIIEAGQSSNEGRGRKAIAYSLNPTAFVALGAELFSDHVTLVAVGANEKTLYHTTFKLPFANKTSYYLAVTSAIQSFTKQHHLNAKQIIGLGLGLQGLVSADGTEVIYGKILNFTGLTTEIFAQYLPYPVTFFHDADAVAIAEQHLSQQKEDAIYLSIGEHLGTAMMVGGQIYHGSNGRSGTMEHISIDPEHGRLCYCGRRGCIETYVSGSALLHGRTDTITEFFEHLHDQDQAVQLRWQSYLDHTAHAINNLHMFADSPIILAGEVARYMDQATITALHERLTKLSAFPEPKPYLQLGQAGQHPVAVGAALPLLEAHIAHI, via the coding sequence ATGGCTGATCAGGGAATGAAAAGTGTCCAACGATCAAATTTCACGGACACCTTTCAGTTATTCTATAAACATCAACAATTAACTAAGCAAACCATCATTGATGAGTTAGCACTGAGTCGCCCCACGGCCACAGCTAATTTACAAAAATTAATCGATCGCAACCTGATTATTGAAGCAGGCCAATCAAGTAATGAAGGTCGTGGACGAAAGGCAATCGCCTATTCATTGAATCCTACTGCTTTTGTCGCCCTGGGGGCGGAGCTATTCAGTGATCACGTCACATTAGTGGCAGTCGGTGCAAATGAAAAAACGTTATATCACACAACTTTCAAGTTACCTTTTGCCAATAAAACGAGCTATTATCTAGCAGTAACCAGTGCCATTCAAAGCTTCACTAAGCAACACCATCTGAACGCCAAGCAAATTATCGGTCTTGGCTTAGGGCTACAAGGTTTGGTTTCAGCTGATGGTACAGAAGTCATTTATGGTAAAATTTTGAATTTTACGGGCTTAACTACTGAAATCTTTGCACAATACTTGCCCTATCCAGTGACATTTTTTCATGATGCAGACGCCGTAGCCATTGCCGAACAACATTTATCTCAGCAAAAAGAGGATGCCATCTATCTTTCAATTGGTGAACACCTTGGGACAGCTATGATGGTTGGTGGCCAAATTTACCATGGCTCAAATGGTCGTAGTGGCACCATGGAACATATTTCAATAGATCCAGAACACGGTCGTCTTTGTTACTGTGGCCGCCGAGGCTGTATTGAAACCTATGTCTCAGGCAGTGCCCTCTTGCACGGGCGCACTGACACAATTACCGAATTTTTTGAGCACCTGCACGATCAGGATCAGGCGGTACAACTTCGCTGGCAAAGTTATCTCGACCACACTGCCCATGCAATTAATAATTTGCATATGTTTGCCGATTCACCTATCATTTTGGCTGGTGAAGTTGCCCGTTATATGGATCAGGCAACGATCACCGCTTTGCATGAACGCTTAACAAAATTGTCAGCTTTCCCTGAGCCCAAACCTTATTTACAATTAGGTCAAGCCGGTCAACATCCAGTTGCTGTTGGCGCGGCCTTACCTTTGCTAGAGGCCCATATCGCTCATATTTAG
- a CDS encoding glycoside-pentoside-hexuronide (GPH):cation symporter, which produces MKKYLSFAAGAFGHDAFYNTLSLYFVMFVTSQLFATSDQAFNTRMIGYVTILMTIIRVVEIAFDPMIGGAVDNTSTRWGKFKPWLLIGTLTASVMLALIFSSFGGLATNKPMLYLVLFGIAFLTLDVFYSFSDIALWSMLPALSMDSKERTRFGTVSRFGSTLGAQSVIIIIVPAVTLISGFFGASAGQQNQMGWLGYAVIVGLLASVGAIVLAKNVKEDQNLIRANVEHTRFRDVFKVIAGNDQLMWLALSYFLFAFSYVINNSLLLYYFRYVLGHAEAYALVGIITSILGVISVAIFPSLAVKISRKFVYIGGIGLMFIGFVIFAFAGTNLTMALIAASVIFFPYPLIFLATLMTISDLVEYGQLKSGKRNEAVTLSVRPLIDKLAGAFSNGIVGVVAIGAGMTGNAKPGDITSSGLFQFKAFMFYGPMVLLVISALIFLWKVTLTEEKHADVVKQLRKKLTNDAAATDNKE; this is translated from the coding sequence GTGAAAAAATATCTCTCGTTTGCGGCCGGTGCGTTCGGCCATGATGCTTTTTATAATACATTAAGTCTCTATTTTGTAATGTTCGTGACAAGCCAACTATTCGCCACATCTGATCAAGCCTTCAACACACGCATGATTGGTTACGTGACAATTCTAATGACCATTATTCGGGTGGTCGAAATCGCATTTGATCCCATGATTGGTGGCGCAGTCGATAATACATCAACCCGTTGGGGCAAGTTCAAACCTTGGCTATTGATTGGTACGTTAACCGCCTCAGTGATGTTAGCGCTAATTTTCTCTAGCTTCGGTGGCTTAGCAACAAACAAACCAATGCTTTATTTGGTTTTATTTGGGATTGCCTTTCTTACTTTGGATGTTTTCTATTCATTTAGTGATATCGCGCTTTGGTCAATGCTCCCTGCCCTGTCAATGGATTCAAAGGAACGAACTCGTTTCGGGACGGTTTCTCGTTTTGGGTCAACTTTGGGTGCGCAAAGTGTCATTATTATCATTGTCCCAGCCGTGACTCTAATTTCTGGATTTTTCGGAGCCTCCGCTGGCCAACAAAATCAAATGGGGTGGTTAGGATATGCCGTAATTGTTGGTTTGCTAGCCTCGGTTGGTGCCATCGTTTTGGCAAAAAATGTTAAGGAAGATCAAAATCTAATCCGAGCCAACGTTGAACATACCCGTTTCCGTGATGTATTCAAGGTTATTGCTGGTAATGATCAATTAATGTGGCTCGCATTAAGTTACTTCCTTTTCGCCTTTAGCTATGTGATCAACAACTCCCTGTTGCTCTACTACTTCCGCTATGTTTTGGGTCACGCTGAAGCTTATGCACTGGTTGGGATTATTACTAGTATTTTGGGCGTCATTTCAGTTGCAATCTTCCCCTCATTAGCCGTCAAGATTTCACGTAAATTTGTCTACATTGGTGGGATTGGTCTGATGTTTATCGGCTTTGTGATCTTTGCTTTTGCTGGTACGAATCTCACCATGGCTTTGATCGCTGCCTCAGTTATTTTCTTTCCCTACCCACTAATCTTCCTGGCCACTTTGATGACCATCAGTGATTTAGTTGAATACGGACAATTGAAAAGTGGCAAGCGTAATGAAGCCGTCACTTTGTCAGTCCGACCATTGATTGATAAATTAGCGGGTGCGTTCTCCAATGGAATTGTGGGGGTCGTTGCGATCGGTGCCGGTATGACTGGTAATGCAAAGCCTGGTGACATTACTAGTTCGGGCCTTTTCCAATTCAAAGCCTTCATGTTTTACGGTCCCATGGTCTTGTTAGTAATTTCCGCTCTGATTTTCTTATGGAAGGTAACGTTGACTGAAGAAAAGCACGCCGATGTCGTTAAACAACTACGTAAAAAGCTTACGAATGACGCAGCAGCTACAGACAATAAAGAATGA
- a CDS encoding MetQ/NlpA family ABC transporter substrate-binding protein, with the protein MSKKAIITGIGVVAAVAVAGGIWAHTSSTTKVAAKDTTVTVGIVGDSSRELWQDISKRTEKKYNVKLKIKVFSDYVKPNQALIDGSLDINAFQTKIFFDDQNKNLGNKLVSIGKTVISPIRLYSLKVDKLADLKDGMQIAIPNDATNEERALNLLTQAKLIKYNQKVTNPTVKDITSNPKHLDIVEVSSDQTVADLKSADAAVINGNFAQDAKLAKKTILLTQDVSDPKTAAPYINIIAARKDRAKTKAFREVVKEFQTKATEKKINALYDGFESAAWNLK; encoded by the coding sequence ATGAGTAAGAAAGCAATTATTACTGGAATTGGTGTTGTGGCAGCAGTTGCCGTGGCCGGTGGGATTTGGGCACATACCTCAAGCACAACAAAAGTGGCTGCTAAAGACACAACCGTTACCGTCGGCATTGTGGGGGATTCATCACGTGAACTCTGGCAAGATATTAGTAAACGTACTGAAAAGAAATACAATGTGAAATTAAAAATTAAGGTGTTCAGCGATTACGTGAAGCCCAATCAAGCTTTGATTGATGGTAGTTTAGATATCAACGCCTTTCAAACCAAGATCTTCTTTGATGATCAAAATAAGAACCTAGGTAATAAATTAGTTTCGATTGGTAAAACAGTGATCTCACCCATTCGTTTGTACTCATTAAAAGTAGACAAGTTAGCTGATTTGAAAGACGGTATGCAAATTGCGATTCCAAATGATGCCACGAATGAAGAGCGTGCACTGAACTTGTTAACGCAAGCAAAGTTAATTAAGTATAACCAAAAAGTGACCAATCCAACCGTCAAAGATATCACCTCAAACCCAAAGCACTTAGACATTGTTGAAGTATCATCGGATCAGACGGTCGCTGATCTAAAATCAGCCGATGCCGCCGTGATTAATGGTAACTTCGCGCAAGATGCTAAATTAGCGAAGAAGACCATCTTGTTAACACAGGATGTTTCTGATCCAAAAACGGCCGCCCCTTACATCAACATCATCGCTGCACGTAAGGATCGTGCCAAGACCAAAGCCTTCCGGGAAGTGGTTAAGGAATTCCAAACTAAAGCAACCGAAAAGAAAATTAACGCCTTGTATGATGGATTTGAGAGTGCCGCTTGGAATCTTAAGTAA